Proteins encoded within one genomic window of Gloeobacter kilaueensis JS1:
- the aroF gene encoding 3-deoxy-7-phosphoheptulonate synthase → MIVVLKPGAPQGVVDVLVGELQGWSLQTQTIVGRENVVIGLIGDTSSLSEDRVQELSPYIDRVLRVKKRFKRASCEFHPERTVVRVPTANGPVAIGGDGPIAVMAGPCSVESEAMILETARRVKAAGAQILRGGAYKPRTSPYDFQGYGEPALELLAAARAATGLAIVTEVMDSTDLEAIAEVADIVQIGARNMQNYALLKKVGQQPKPVLLKRAFSATIDEWLLAAEYILAAGNPNVILCERGIRTFDRTYTRNTLDLVAVPVLRSLTHLPVIVDPSHGTGLSQFVDTCSKAAVAIGTDGLMIEVHPDPSRALSDGPQCLTPDEFEAVMANLAPIARSVGRPLASQLAGGPLPH, encoded by the coding sequence TTGATTGTCGTCCTCAAACCCGGTGCCCCCCAGGGCGTCGTCGATGTCCTGGTCGGTGAGCTGCAGGGCTGGAGCCTGCAGACCCAGACGATCGTTGGCCGCGAAAACGTGGTGATCGGCCTGATCGGCGATACCAGCAGCCTCTCCGAGGACCGCGTGCAGGAGCTGAGTCCTTATATCGACCGGGTGCTGCGGGTCAAAAAGCGCTTCAAGCGCGCCTCTTGCGAATTTCACCCTGAGCGGACGGTCGTGCGCGTGCCGACCGCCAACGGCCCGGTTGCGATCGGAGGCGATGGGCCGATCGCGGTGATGGCTGGCCCCTGCTCGGTCGAAAGCGAAGCGATGATCCTCGAAACTGCCCGGCGGGTCAAGGCCGCCGGAGCCCAGATCCTGCGCGGCGGTGCGTATAAACCGCGCACCTCGCCCTACGACTTTCAAGGCTACGGTGAACCGGCCCTGGAGTTGCTCGCTGCGGCTCGCGCCGCGACGGGTCTCGCTATCGTCACCGAAGTGATGGACAGCACCGACCTCGAAGCGATCGCCGAGGTAGCCGACATCGTTCAGATCGGGGCGCGCAACATGCAAAATTACGCCCTGCTCAAAAAAGTCGGCCAGCAGCCCAAGCCGGTACTGCTCAAGCGCGCCTTCTCGGCGACGATCGACGAGTGGCTGCTGGCGGCAGAATACATCCTCGCTGCCGGTAACCCAAATGTGATTCTCTGCGAGCGGGGCATCCGCACCTTCGATCGCACCTACACCCGCAATACCCTCGATCTGGTCGCTGTACCCGTCCTGCGCTCCCTCACCCACCTGCCCGTGATCGTCGATCCGAGCCACGGCACGGGTCTTTCGCAGTTCGTCGATACCTGCAGCAAGGCAGCGGTCGCCATCGGTACCGACGGCCTGATGATCGAGGTCCACCCCGATCCGTCCCGCGCCCTCTCCGACGGTCCCCAGTGCCTCACCCCCGACGAATTCGAGGCAGTGATGGCAAACCTGGCTCCGATCGCCCGCTCGGTCGGTCGGCCCCTTGCATCTCAGCTTGCCGGCGGACCACTGCCGCACTAG
- a CDS encoding prohibitin family protein, translating into MAAPDKQLPLRLLAGGLLGTGIVAVILLLFHPFVYVTEPGNATVMFNVFSGIEKGRVERSGATFVLPGIDGPTTYIVRTRVFQFTNDERSPNRAGNAISINTADGQAFFTDVFVALKPNAAVLDQLHATIGPRYMENIIVPTVRSKVRDVAASFSSADFYKKERRAEMEKKMTALISSEMPTGQLQQQKVPLIVIEDVYLGTAQFPEGLKASLEQKQVASITAQTAAVKAQIQQKETTRRLILAAANRKAIELQGQAAAKNAKLADLLFYEKLQDRIEAARSQGGEMPIRVIRVEGSDKSTVFLNVDPQRAAAAGSP; encoded by the coding sequence ATGGCCGCGCCAGACAAACAACTGCCCCTGCGCCTGCTCGCCGGTGGCCTGCTCGGTACCGGCATCGTTGCCGTTATCTTGCTGCTCTTTCATCCTTTTGTCTACGTCACCGAGCCGGGCAACGCGACGGTGATGTTCAATGTCTTTTCTGGCATCGAGAAGGGCCGCGTCGAGCGCTCCGGCGCGACGTTCGTCCTGCCGGGGATCGACGGTCCCACGACCTATATCGTCCGCACCCGCGTCTTCCAGTTCACCAACGATGAGCGCTCACCGAACCGAGCCGGCAACGCGATCAGCATCAACACCGCCGATGGTCAGGCGTTCTTTACCGATGTCTTTGTCGCCCTCAAGCCCAACGCGGCGGTGCTCGATCAATTGCACGCCACCATTGGCCCCCGCTACATGGAAAACATCATCGTCCCGACCGTGCGCTCAAAAGTGCGCGACGTGGCGGCCAGTTTCAGCTCGGCGGACTTTTACAAAAAAGAGCGCCGCGCCGAGATGGAAAAGAAAATGACGGCTCTCATCAGCAGCGAGATGCCCACCGGTCAACTACAACAGCAGAAGGTGCCCCTGATTGTAATCGAAGATGTCTATCTGGGAACTGCCCAGTTTCCCGAAGGTCTCAAAGCTTCGCTCGAACAAAAGCAGGTGGCCTCGATCACCGCCCAGACCGCCGCCGTCAAAGCCCAGATCCAGCAGAAGGAGACCACCCGGCGGCTGATTCTGGCGGCGGCCAACCGCAAGGCGATCGAACTGCAGGGCCAGGCGGCGGCCAAGAACGCCAAACTGGCCGACCTGCTTTTTTATGAAAAGCTTCAGGATCGCATCGAGGCGGCGCGCAGTCAGGGCGGTGAGATGCCCATTCGGGTGATCCGCGTCGAGGGCAGCGATAAATCGACTGTCTTTCTCAACGTCGATCCCCAGCGGGCTGCGGCTGCCGGTAGCCCCTAG
- a CDS encoding PstS family phosphate ABC transporter substrate-binding protein translates to MEARTESSVCPKCGYDRNPANAFRCEICAQPLRPAGVPLAVWAVVVAILLVLGGSYYFWKRQSSFAAFGEDEPYGLVSSTASPPTSKDAEGLEFVRTFAEVPTVPRGLFNYGGSTTFAPLRSPNVLQAIVKAHPGFRLRYTEPLSGKPGSGTGIAMLISGQISLAQSSRPLKREELQSAKDRGIALEQIPVATDGVAFFVNPSLPLSGLNTAQLRDIYTGKLVNWQQLGGPNLPIAPISRDLKAGGTVDFVFSDIFGKKKPGKNVEIVRDTTEAIRKVATLRGAIGFATVAEVYNQRSIKLLGLAGPGGRNFELPLGQDLGIVNNQAFQYKTYPATRRLFVIVRRDGTLDEQAGVAYANLLLSDQGQQLIRQAGFVSLR, encoded by the coding sequence ATGGAAGCGAGGACCGAGAGCAGCGTCTGTCCAAAGTGCGGCTACGACCGCAATCCGGCGAATGCTTTTCGCTGTGAAATTTGTGCTCAACCGCTGCGGCCCGCCGGGGTACCGCTGGCCGTCTGGGCCGTTGTCGTTGCGATTTTGCTGGTTCTTGGCGGCAGCTATTATTTTTGGAAGCGCCAGAGTAGCTTTGCGGCCTTTGGCGAGGATGAACCCTACGGACTGGTGAGCAGCACGGCTTCCCCGCCCACCAGCAAGGACGCTGAGGGCCTCGAATTTGTGCGCACCTTCGCCGAGGTGCCGACGGTTCCCAGAGGGCTGTTCAACTACGGCGGCTCGACCACCTTTGCTCCGCTGCGCTCGCCAAACGTTTTGCAGGCGATTGTAAAAGCCCATCCAGGCTTCCGATTGCGCTACACCGAACCGCTCAGCGGCAAACCCGGTTCCGGTACCGGCATCGCGATGCTGATTTCCGGGCAAATCAGTCTGGCCCAATCGAGCCGACCGCTCAAGCGCGAAGAACTGCAGAGCGCCAAAGACCGGGGTATTGCCCTGGAGCAGATTCCGGTCGCCACCGACGGTGTCGCCTTCTTCGTCAACCCCAGCCTGCCTCTAAGCGGCCTGAACACCGCCCAACTGCGCGACATCTACACCGGCAAGCTCGTCAACTGGCAACAACTGGGCGGCCCGAACCTGCCGATCGCTCCCATCAGCCGCGACCTCAAGGCTGGGGGCACCGTCGATTTTGTCTTCAGCGACATCTTCGGCAAAAAAAAGCCCGGCAAAAACGTCGAGATCGTCCGCGATACCACCGAGGCGATCCGCAAGGTAGCGACCCTGCGCGGAGCAATCGGCTTTGCTACCGTCGCCGAAGTCTACAACCAGCGCTCGATCAAGCTTTTGGGCCTGGCGGGGCCGGGGGGACGCAACTTTGAATTGCCCCTGGGCCAGGATCTGGGGATCGTCAACAACCAGGCTTTCCAGTACAAGACCTACCCGGCTACCCGGCGACTGTTTGTCATCGTCCGCCGCGACGGCACCCTCGACGAGCAGGCGGGCGTCGCCTACGCCAATTTGCTCCTTTCCGATCAAGGCCAGCAGCTGATCCGCCAGGCAGGCTTTGTCTCGCTGCGCTAG